One Owenweeksia hongkongensis DSM 17368 genomic region harbors:
- a CDS encoding replication-associated recombination protein A, whose translation MSAPLAERLRPKSFDDYIGQEELLGKNGSLKKLLNQKIVPSMIFWGPPGVGKTTLAGLIAKEVDRPFFTLSAINSGVKDVREVIQKAENQGIFAQGKTPILFIDEIHRFSKSQQDSLLGAVEKGTINLIGATTENPSFEVISALLSRCQVYVLKAMDKEALDILIDRALEQDKWLKSKKLVLKERQALLRYSGGDARKLLNTLELVAGNIAEGEPITNETVEQLLRSRPSMYDKNGEQHYDIISALIKSIRGSDPNAAVYWLARMIEGGEDPSFIARRLLISASEDVGMANPNALLLANTTFDAVKKIGWPESRIILSQCTVYLATSSKSNASYEAIGKAQALIKETGDLPVPLHIRNAPTKLMKELGYGADYKYSHAHEGNFADQEYLPKEVSSTTLYNPGNNPKESGIRQWLQKLWPKYKY comes from the coding sequence ATGTCTGCACCCTTAGCCGAGCGTCTTCGGCCAAAAAGTTTTGACGATTATATAGGCCAGGAAGAACTACTTGGCAAAAATGGTTCCCTAAAAAAACTCTTGAATCAAAAAATAGTTCCCTCTATGATTTTTTGGGGACCACCAGGAGTAGGAAAAACTACTTTGGCCGGACTGATTGCCAAAGAGGTGGATCGCCCATTTTTTACTTTGAGTGCCATAAATTCTGGTGTGAAAGATGTGCGTGAAGTAATTCAAAAAGCTGAAAACCAAGGGATTTTTGCGCAAGGAAAGACGCCTATCCTCTTTATTGATGAAATTCACAGATTCAGTAAATCACAACAAGATAGTTTGCTAGGTGCTGTAGAAAAAGGCACTATAAATTTGATAGGGGCTACTACTGAAAACCCAAGCTTTGAGGTAATCAGTGCGTTATTGTCACGCTGTCAGGTGTATGTGCTCAAAGCTATGGATAAGGAAGCCTTGGATATACTTATAGATCGAGCACTTGAGCAAGATAAATGGTTAAAATCCAAAAAGCTTGTATTGAAAGAACGTCAGGCACTTTTGCGCTACAGCGGAGGTGATGCCAGGAAGCTACTAAACACCCTTGAGCTTGTAGCCGGCAACATAGCGGAAGGTGAACCTATCACTAATGAAACGGTGGAGCAATTGCTTCGTAGCCGACCTTCGATGTATGATAAAAATGGGGAGCAGCATTACGACATTATTTCAGCTTTAATAAAATCAATACGCGGCAGTGACCCCAATGCAGCAGTTTATTGGTTGGCCCGAATGATAGAAGGTGGTGAAGATCCAAGCTTTATTGCACGAAGACTTTTAATTTCTGCAAGTGAAGATGTAGGCATGGCTAACCCGAATGCACTGCTATTGGCCAACACTACTTTTGATGCAGTGAAGAAAATTGGCTGGCCTGAAAGTCGAATAATACTATCGCAATGTACGGTATATTTGGCGACATCGTCAAAAAGTAATGCTAGCTATGAAGCGATAGGAAAAGCACAAGCCTTAATAAAAGAAACGGGTGATTTGCCCGTTCCCCTTCATATAAGAAATGCTCCAACCAAATTGATGAAAGAACTTGGCTATGGAGCCGATTACAAATATTCGCACGCTCATGAAGGTAACTTTGCAGATCAGGAATATCTGCCAAAAGAAGTTTCTTCAACAACTTTATATAATCCGGGAAATAATCCTAAAGAAAGTGGAATACGTCAATGGCTACAAAAACTTTGGCCCAAGTATAAATACTAG
- a CDS encoding Gfo/Idh/MocA family oxidoreductase → MLKVGVLGAGHLGKIHLKCLSNLPEHYNVVGFYDANPEVAAKVSDEMGIPFFRTIDELIAAVDVVDIVTPTLNHYDCAVKALKACKHIFIEKPITETASQAKQLIKLTEEAGVLAQVGHVERFNPAYLSARNYIQNPMFIETHRLAEFNPRGTDVPVVLDLMIHDIDIVLSVVKSNIKKINASGVAVVSDTPDIANARIEFDSGCVANLTASRISLKNMRKTRIFQRDAYVTIDFLEKSSEVIRMKDEVDHNDPFAMIMDLGNGKEKQIYFEQPESLKTNAIQEELQSFAIAINKKGDVSVTLEDGYQALDVATQILEKINLNLNVIA, encoded by the coding sequence ATGCTGAAAGTAGGCGTACTCGGTGCTGGCCACCTAGGAAAAATTCACCTGAAGTGTCTTAGTAATTTACCAGAACATTATAATGTAGTTGGCTTTTACGATGCTAACCCTGAAGTGGCAGCGAAGGTTAGTGATGAAATGGGTATTCCATTTTTTAGAACCATTGACGAGCTAATAGCTGCTGTAGATGTAGTGGATATTGTTACTCCAACACTCAACCACTACGACTGTGCTGTAAAAGCTTTAAAAGCTTGTAAGCATATTTTTATAGAGAAACCAATCACCGAAACTGCTTCTCAGGCCAAGCAATTGATTAAGCTTACAGAAGAAGCGGGTGTTTTGGCACAAGTGGGCCATGTGGAGCGCTTTAATCCTGCATACCTTTCCGCAAGAAACTATATTCAAAACCCAATGTTTATTGAAACCCACCGCTTAGCGGAATTCAACCCTCGCGGAACAGATGTGCCTGTGGTTTTGGATTTGATGATTCATGATATAGACATTGTGTTAAGTGTAGTAAAGTCAAACATTAAAAAGATAAATGCCAGTGGTGTAGCGGTGGTAAGTGACACTCCTGATATTGCCAATGCTAGAATAGAATTTGACAGTGGTTGCGTGGCCAATCTTACGGCCAGTAGAATTTCCTTAAAAAACATGCGTAAGACGCGTATCTTCCAGCGTGATGCCTATGTTACAATCGACTTTTTAGAGAAATCCAGCGAAGTAATTCGCATGAAAGACGAGGTTGATCACAATGATCCATTCGCTATGATCATGGATTTAGGTAATGGAAAGGAAAAACAAATTTATTTTGAACAGCCTGAATCCCTAAAAACCAACGCCATACAGGAAGAACTACAATCTTTTGCGATAGCTATCAATAAAAAGGGTGATGTGAGCGTTACCCT
- a CDS encoding protein-L-isoaspartate(D-aspartate) O-methyltransferase, with product MLNDLPRHKGQRNKLVKLLITKGIRQPEVLKAIGKIPRHLFMDSSFEDFAYQDKAFPIAAGQTISQPYTVAFQSELLQVKPGMKVLEIGTGSGYQASVLHEMGCKVHSIERQKELFDITRQTMRKLGYYFDMKFGDGFAGLPSFAPFERIIVTCGAPKIPEKLLAQMSIGARMVIPVGEGSQVMKLVIRDADGSFSVEDFGDFRFVPMLGSKNV from the coding sequence ATGCTCAACGATTTACCAAGACATAAAGGACAAAGAAATAAGCTTGTAAAATTGCTTATTACTAAAGGAATAAGACAACCAGAGGTTTTGAAGGCTATTGGGAAAATTCCACGTCATCTTTTTATGGATTCTTCTTTTGAAGATTTTGCCTATCAGGACAAAGCCTTTCCAATTGCGGCAGGGCAAACTATTTCACAACCATACACTGTTGCATTTCAAAGTGAATTGCTGCAAGTAAAACCAGGAATGAAAGTACTGGAAATAGGAACTGGTAGCGGTTATCAAGCATCAGTACTTCATGAAATGGGCTGCAAAGTACACTCCATAGAAAGACAAAAAGAGCTTTTTGACATTACGCGTCAAACCATGCGAAAGCTGGGCTACTACTTTGATATGAAATTTGGAGACGGCTTTGCCGGACTGCCTTCTTTTGCTCCTTTTGAGCGAATCATAGTAACTTGCGGGGCACCAAAAATTCCTGAAAAACTGTTAGCTCAAATGTCCATTGGAGCACGAATGGTAATACCAGTGGGTGAGGGGAGCCAAGTGATGAAGCTTGTAATCCGCGATGCCGATGGAAGTTTTAGTGTAGAAGATTTTGGAGACTTTAGGTTTGTGCCAATGCTTGGCAGCAAAAACGTTTAG